The following proteins are encoded in a genomic region of Dokdonia donghaensis DSW-1:
- a CDS encoding translocation/assembly module TamB domain-containing protein, producing MLFLLFGLIVLLFSIPAVQTHIAKNATDRINEKYGTEIHLERVGLKWNGDVLVKGALIRDHKNDTMIYVRELATSVYSVKKVLDSDLELGDISLEGARFYLTKYEGDISDNLTIFSRKFASNNSQGNTNFLLASDDVLITDGRFMYINEELNDPFVLDYQNLTTEWEDFVINNQTVDAHITSLSFDAIKGYQIRTLDGIFHYDPDLISLNDFSLTTDDSSLEGDITLDTSDGALDDFNTLVEVKAAFAKAEISTNDIRPFYNDIAPDVTLSIQGDLSGYLNDFRVPNLEVRGLGNSIIRGDVFFENLLDSKKFRISGDYKSVQTNYFDLKKLLPKPLESLPTEMTQLGTIRFTGKNSLTRATVVTAGVIGTDLGTVNLDLAMTGLQDAENAGYEGTVMVDDFNLEKLLNDNRLGKATFNLDVDGKGFIQETINTKLSGTIASIGYNDYNYKDITIFGNLKAPVFDGEVLIDDPNARGKFNGLVDISKEINSYDLEAQIDYADLVSLNFINDSISVLKGNAVVDMKGTGIENMYGRISFEDASYQNKNNTYSFKDFEITSKFDKKRVRTIAINSTDIISGEVSGIYKFGEVVPLFKNAIGSLYTNYQPEILTENQFMDFEFTIYNKIVEVFVPDLKLEPETIIRGSVVADDSEFKLTFKSPQIDAFGYMAEAIEVRVDNKNPLFNTYVAADSINAGFYAVSDFNLINVTLKDTLFMRSEFTGGKRNDDSFDLSLYHTINEEGNSVLGFKKSEIVFKDTPWFINERNDQNNSVVFDNNFKDIDIKTLVLSHKDELIDLKGQIRDSTYKNIKANFKNVDLAKVTPELDSLNLGGRINGQLDVLQKNGAYFPVTSLAISDFSVNETNLGQLDINVRGNATLSKYEIESRLAREGLKSFTANGTIDASGSIPIIDMAVGLQDLDLSPFNPMGQGVIDRIRGLVSGNAKVEGDYRNPEINGNLTLKDAGLQIPYLNVDYDFRGISNVVLRKQEFEFQAVQLEDIKYKTLGVLNGKISHKSFNDWKLDLGISASRIAVLDTEEDLESLYYGTAFLEGEAFIKGPTDNLVIDVFGETAKGTVFKIPIDDSETLGDNSYIKFLSPEEKEARINGEKIITEAVKGLSVNFDLDIDPDAEVEVVVDKTNGSTLRGRGVGTLLIQLDTNGKFIMNGDFIATEGVFNFRYGGIVTKDFILQQDANIRWDGDPAKAILDVSAIYRTQANPSTLLETSTVNRKIPVNVIINLAGELLKPDITFDIEFPGAGSTVVSELEFLLQDRNAKELNAISLVSQGAFLSSASVNTATAAVNNLLETTSSILSGILFNDDDSIFDVGVDLVQAERDPTANIQSAGRVGVTLSTQITNRVLINGKVGVPTGGISESVIVGDVEIDFLLNEDGTLRAKVFNRQTDIQFIGETEGYTQGVGLSYAVDFNTFKELLRKVFKGKVEEAVLQAQGERDVPKKIGPDGVQFNK from the coding sequence GTGTTGTTCTTACTATTTGGGCTCATCGTGCTACTTTTTTCTATTCCAGCTGTACAGACGCATATTGCAAAAAATGCGACAGATCGTATTAATGAAAAATATGGTACAGAAATACACCTAGAACGCGTAGGTCTTAAATGGAATGGTGATGTACTAGTAAAAGGTGCTCTCATAAGAGATCATAAAAATGATACAATGATCTATGTGCGTGAGCTTGCCACAAGTGTTTACAGTGTTAAAAAGGTATTAGATAGTGATCTTGAACTAGGAGATATAAGTCTAGAGGGTGCACGGTTTTACCTTACTAAATATGAAGGAGACATCTCAGATAACCTTACAATCTTCTCACGTAAATTTGCTTCAAATAATTCTCAAGGAAACACAAATTTTCTATTAGCATCAGACGATGTGCTCATTACCGATGGTAGGTTTATGTATATAAATGAGGAGCTTAACGATCCCTTTGTGTTAGATTACCAAAATCTCACTACAGAGTGGGAAGATTTTGTTATCAATAATCAAACTGTTGATGCACATATAACTTCGCTCTCATTTGATGCTATAAAAGGATACCAGATTAGAACACTAGATGGTATATTTCACTATGATCCAGATTTAATTTCTCTCAACGATTTTTCATTAACTACAGATGATTCTTCCCTTGAAGGTGATATTACCTTAGATACCTCAGACGGAGCACTAGACGATTTTAACACGCTGGTAGAGGTAAAGGCCGCTTTCGCGAAAGCGGAAATATCAACAAATGATATACGCCCATTTTACAATGACATTGCACCAGATGTTACCTTGAGCATACAAGGAGATCTCTCCGGCTATCTCAATGATTTTAGAGTACCTAATCTCGAGGTGAGAGGTTTGGGGAACTCTATAATACGTGGAGATGTCTTTTTTGAAAATTTACTAGACAGTAAGAAGTTTAGAATTAGTGGTGATTATAAAAGTGTGCAAACAAATTATTTTGACCTTAAAAAGTTACTCCCAAAACCACTGGAAAGTCTACCTACAGAGATGACGCAGCTAGGTACAATACGCTTTACAGGTAAAAATAGCCTTACAAGAGCTACTGTAGTTACAGCGGGTGTTATAGGTACAGATCTAGGTACCGTTAACCTGGACCTGGCAATGACAGGCTTACAAGATGCCGAAAATGCTGGATATGAAGGTACTGTAATGGTAGATGATTTTAACTTAGAAAAGTTGCTTAATGACAATAGGCTGGGTAAGGCAACTTTTAATCTAGATGTAGACGGTAAAGGGTTTATACAAGAGACAATTAATACTAAGCTTTCTGGTACTATAGCAAGTATAGGCTACAATGATTATAATTATAAGGATATTACCATATTTGGAAATCTCAAGGCTCCGGTTTTTGACGGAGAAGTGCTTATAGATGATCCTAATGCTCGTGGTAAGTTTAATGGTCTTGTGGATATATCAAAAGAGATCAATAGTTACGACTTAGAAGCACAAATAGATTATGCAGACCTTGTATCTCTTAATTTTATAAACGACAGTATCTCTGTACTTAAAGGTAATGCTGTTGTAGATATGAAGGGTACAGGTATAGAGAATATGTATGGCCGTATTTCTTTTGAAGATGCGAGTTACCAAAACAAAAACAACACTTACAGTTTTAAAGATTTTGAGATCACCTCAAAGTTTGATAAAAAACGAGTGCGTACCATTGCTATAAACTCTACAGACATAATAAGTGGTGAGGTGAGTGGTATTTATAAATTTGGCGAAGTGGTGCCACTTTTTAAAAATGCCATAGGTAGTTTATATACAAATTACCAACCTGAGATTCTCACAGAAAATCAGTTTATGGATTTTGAGTTTACAATCTATAATAAGATTGTAGAAGTATTTGTGCCAGATTTAAAACTTGAGCCAGAAACTATTATTAGAGGTAGTGTGGTGGCAGACGACTCGGAGTTTAAACTTACCTTTAAGTCACCGCAAATTGATGCCTTTGGGTATATGGCAGAAGCTATAGAAGTACGTGTAGATAACAAAAACCCGCTATTCAATACGTATGTGGCTGCAGATAGTATAAATGCTGGATTTTATGCGGTATCAGACTTTAACCTAATTAATGTGACTCTTAAAGATACACTCTTTATGCGCTCAGAGTTTACGGGTGGTAAGCGCAATGATGACTCTTTTGACTTATCATTATACCATACCATTAATGAAGAAGGAAACTCGGTATTAGGTTTTAAAAAATCTGAAATTGTATTCAAGGATACGCCTTGGTTTATAAACGAAAGAAACGACCAGAATAACAGTGTCGTATTTGATAATAACTTTAAAGATATAGATATTAAGACCTTGGTGTTAAGTCATAAAGATGAGCTTATTGATCTTAAAGGCCAGATACGTGATAGCACCTATAAGAATATAAAAGCAAATTTTAAAAATGTAGATCTAGCCAAAGTAACTCCAGAGCTCGATAGTCTCAATCTAGGAGGACGCATTAATGGACAGCTAGATGTACTTCAGAAAAATGGAGCTTATTTCCCAGTTACTTCTCTAGCCATTTCAGACTTCTCTGTAAACGAGACTAACCTCGGGCAATTAGATATAAACGTAAGAGGTAATGCAACTTTATCAAAATATGAGATTGAGTCTCGCCTTGCACGTGAGGGACTAAAATCTTTTACAGCAAATGGTACTATTGATGCGTCAGGCAGTATACCTATTATAGATATGGCCGTGGGTCTTCAAGATCTTGATCTAAGCCCATTTAACCCTATGGGACAGGGCGTGATAGATAGAATACGTGGCTTAGTGAGTGGTAATGCAAAAGTAGAGGGAGACTATCGCAACCCTGAGATAAATGGTAATTTGACCTTAAAAGATGCAGGTTTACAAATTCCTTATCTCAATGTGGATTATGATTTTAGAGGTATTTCAAATGTTGTTTTAAGAAAACAAGAGTTCGAGTTTCAAGCTGTACAACTGGAAGATATCAAGTATAAAACCTTAGGTGTTCTTAATGGTAAGATAAGTCACAAGTCCTTTAATGATTGGAAACTTGATTTAGGTATAAGCGCCTCTCGAATTGCCGTACTCGATACAGAAGAAGATCTAGAGTCGCTCTATTATGGTACAGCTTTTCTAGAAGGAGAAGCATTTATAAAAGGCCCGACAGATAATCTCGTGATAGACGTCTTTGGAGAAACTGCAAAGGGTACCGTTTTTAAAATCCCTATAGATGACTCAGAAACTCTAGGTGACAACTCCTACATTAAGTTTTTAAGTCCAGAAGAAAAAGAAGCTCGTATTAACGGTGAGAAAATTATCACAGAAGCGGTAAAAGGTCTTTCTGTAAATTTTGACCTAGACATAGATCCAGATGCAGAGGTAGAGGTGGTTGTAGATAAAACCAATGGTAGTACCTTAAGAGGAAGAGGAGTAGGTACCTTACTTATACAACTTGATACTAATGGTAAGTTTATAATGAATGGGGATTTTATTGCCACCGAAGGGGTTTTTAATTTCCGTTACGGAGGTATTGTAACAAAAGACTTTATATTACAACAGGATGCAAACATACGCTGGGATGGTGATCCAGCAAAAGCCATACTAGACGTAAGTGCAATTTATAGAACGCAGGCTAACCCAAGTACATTACTAGAAACTTCTACTGTAAATAGAAAGATACCAGTAAACGTAATTATTAACCTAGCAGGAGAGCTGTTAAAGCCAGATATTACTTTTGATATTGAGTTTCCTGGTGCTGGTAGTACCGTGGTGTCAGAGTTAGAATTTTTATTACAAGACCGTAATGCAAAAGAGCTTAACGCGATATCTCTTGTTTCACAGGGAGCGTTCCTAAGCTCGGCTAGTGTAAATACCGCTACTGCGGCTGTAAATAATCTTCTTGAGACTACGTCTTCTATACTATCTGGTATTCTCTTTAATGATGACGATAGTATTTTTGACGTGGGAGTAGATCTTGTACAAGCAGAGCGTGACCCTACGGCAAATATCCAGTCTGCAGGTAGAGTAGGAGTGACCCTGTCTACTCAAATCACAAACCGAGTTCTTATAAATGGTAAAGTAGGTGTCCCTACAGGAGGTATTAGTGAGAGTGTGATTGTGGGTGATGTAGAGATAGATTTCTTACTTAATGAAGACGGTACACTGCGAGCAAAAGTGTTTAATCGCCAGACAGATATTCAGTTTATAGGTGAGACAGAAGGTTATACACAAGGAGTAGGGCTATCTTATGCTGTAGATTTTAATACTTTTAAAGAACTTTTACGTAAAGTTTTTAAGGGCAAAGTAGAAGAAGCTGTACTTCAAGCTCAAGGCGAAAGAGATGTGCCAAAAAAGATTGGACCAGACGGCGTTCAATTTAATAAATAG
- the gap gene encoding type I glyceraldehyde-3-phosphate dehydrogenase has protein sequence MANLKLGINGFGRIGRIVFRATVKRDNVDVVAINDLLDVDHLAYLLKYDSVHGRFDGTVEVKDGHLVVDGKTIRVTAERDPKNLKWDEAGADVVAECTGIFTTLETANYHIEGGAKKVVISAPSKDAPMFVMGVNDGDLTAEHTVVSNASCTTNCLAPMAKVIEDNFGLEEALMTTIHAGTSTQFVVDAPSRKNYRLGRSALNNIIPTSTGAAKAVGKVLPAVDGKLTGMAFRVPTADVSVVDLTVKTSKATSVEAIKKAFKDAAEGSMKGVVGYTEDAVVSQDFVSETRTSVFDADSAIELNPTFFKLVSWYDNEFGYSNKLVDLAEKVNTL, from the coding sequence ATGGCAAATTTAAAATTAGGAATAAACGGTTTTGGACGTATTGGACGTATCGTATTTAGAGCGACAGTAAAGCGTGATAATGTAGATGTAGTAGCAATAAACGATTTACTGGATGTAGATCACCTAGCATACCTTCTTAAATATGACTCTGTACACGGACGATTTGATGGAACTGTAGAGGTAAAAGATGGACACCTTGTTGTAGACGGTAAAACTATACGTGTTACTGCAGAGCGTGATCCTAAAAATCTTAAGTGGGATGAAGCTGGAGCAGATGTTGTAGCAGAGTGTACAGGTATTTTTACTACGCTAGAAACTGCAAATTACCATATAGAAGGTGGAGCAAAGAAAGTTGTTATCTCTGCACCATCTAAAGATGCACCTATGTTTGTAATGGGAGTAAATGATGGAGATCTTACTGCAGAGCACACGGTGGTGTCTAACGCGTCTTGTACAACAAACTGTCTAGCACCTATGGCAAAAGTTATAGAAGATAACTTTGGTCTTGAAGAGGCGCTTATGACTACAATACACGCAGGTACTTCTACACAATTTGTAGTAGACGCACCTAGCCGCAAGAACTACCGTCTAGGTCGTAGTGCTTTAAATAACATTATACCTACATCTACAGGAGCTGCAAAAGCAGTAGGGAAAGTACTACCAGCAGTAGATGGAAAACTTACAGGGATGGCTTTCCGTGTACCTACGGCAGATGTTTCTGTAGTAGACTTAACTGTGAAGACTTCAAAAGCAACGTCTGTAGAAGCTATTAAAAAAGCATTCAAAGATGCTGCCGAAGGTTCTATGAAAGGTGTGGTAGGTTATACAGAAGATGCAGTTGTATCTCAAGATTTTGTAAGCGAGACACGTACTTCTGTATTTGATGCAGATAGTGCAATAGAATTAAACCCAACTTTTTTCAAGCTTGTATCTTGGTATGATAATGAGTTTGGATACTCAAACAAACTCGTTGACCTTGCAGAAAAAGTAAATACACTTTAA
- the pfkA gene encoding 6-phosphofructokinase produces the protein MSKKITKIAVMTSGGDAPGMNAAVRSVVRTCAYHELECVGIHRGYDGMIEGDFIPLDARSVRGIINKGGTFLKSARCERFRTTDGRQIAHNQMVKAGVDALVVIGGDGTFTGALHFNAEFDFPVIGIPGTIDNDISGTDRTLGYDTALNTAVDAIDKIRDTAHSHDRLFFVEVMGRDVGHIALNAGVGAGAEEILIPEEDMGIERLVESLQRSKISGKSSSIVVVAEGDKIGKSVFELKDYVDDNLEGYDVRVSVLGHMQRGGSPTCYDRVLASRMGVKAVESLIEGKSNYMVGTIHDTMTLTPLEQAIKGESKINKELIRVSEIMTT, from the coding sequence ATGAGTAAAAAAATCACCAAAATAGCAGTTATGACCTCTGGAGGAGACGCCCCAGGAATGAATGCTGCAGTAAGATCTGTTGTACGTACTTGTGCTTATCACGAGTTAGAATGTGTAGGGATACACAGAGGGTATGATGGTATGATTGAGGGTGATTTTATTCCGCTAGACGCAAGAAGTGTACGTGGTATAATTAATAAAGGCGGGACTTTCTTAAAATCTGCCAGATGTGAGCGTTTTAGAACTACAGATGGTAGACAGATTGCTCACAACCAGATGGTAAAGGCAGGTGTAGATGCACTTGTCGTTATAGGTGGTGACGGTACGTTTACGGGAGCACTTCATTTTAATGCAGAGTTTGACTTCCCTGTGATAGGTATACCTGGTACTATAGATAATGATATAAGTGGTACAGATCGCACACTAGGGTATGATACAGCACTTAATACCGCTGTAGATGCTATAGATAAAATACGTGATACTGCACACTCACACGACAGGCTCTTTTTTGTAGAAGTAATGGGCCGCGATGTAGGTCACATTGCTCTAAATGCTGGAGTAGGTGCTGGGGCCGAAGAGATCTTAATACCGGAAGAAGATATGGGTATAGAACGACTAGTAGAATCGCTACAGCGTTCTAAAATATCTGGAAAATCGTCAAGTATCGTTGTCGTAGCCGAAGGTGATAAAATTGGGAAATCTGTTTTTGAACTTAAAGATTATGTAGATGATAATCTTGAGGGGTATGACGTACGTGTTTCTGTACTAGGGCATATGCAGCGAGGAGGATCTCCTACTTGCTATGATCGCGTGCTAGCTAGCCGTATGGGAGTAAAGGCTGTAGAGAGTCTTATAGAAGGAAAAAGTAATTATATGGTAGGTACCATACACGATACAATGACCCTTACACCGCTAGAACAAGCAATTAAGGGAGAGAGTAAAATAAATAAAGAATTAATCCGTGTGTCAGAGATAATGACCACATAA
- a CDS encoding N-acetylglucosamine kinase, which translates to MILVVDSGSTKTDWIALTDDGKSLFQTQTLGLNPQVLSQEILRERIVNNFELYKHRKDVKALYFYGAGCGTERPRVLMRSVFDEIFTKATDIVLKEDTFAALYATATEGEKSIVCILGTGSNCSYFDGEKIIQKVVSLGYVVMDDASGNYFGRQLIRDYKFGKIPEALAQKFESEYDLSSENIKNHLYKNPNPNTYLATFARFIIENKDEEYCQGVIKEGLSVFVEHQIVLQFPDAKDIPIHFVGSIGFYLQAELKEVLNNFGLTAGKILKRPIDGLVAHHKEHILAK; encoded by the coding sequence ATGATTTTAGTAGTAGATAGCGGTTCGACAAAAACAGATTGGATTGCGCTAACTGATGATGGTAAAAGTCTTTTCCAAACACAAACCTTAGGGTTAAACCCTCAAGTATTGTCTCAAGAGATATTGAGAGAACGTATTGTAAACAACTTTGAGCTTTATAAGCATAGAAAAGATGTAAAAGCACTTTACTTCTATGGTGCTGGTTGTGGTACAGAGCGCCCTCGTGTTTTAATGAGAAGTGTTTTTGATGAGATATTTACAAAAGCTACAGATATAGTACTTAAAGAAGATACCTTTGCTGCATTATATGCTACCGCTACAGAGGGAGAGAAAAGTATAGTTTGTATACTAGGTACAGGTTCTAACTGCAGTTACTTTGATGGAGAAAAAATAATCCAAAAAGTAGTATCACTAGGATATGTAGTGATGGATGATGCTAGTGGTAACTATTTTGGACGTCAACTCATACGTGATTATAAATTTGGTAAAATACCAGAAGCGCTAGCCCAAAAATTTGAGTCAGAATATGATTTAAGCTCAGAAAATATAAAGAATCACCTTTATAAAAACCCTAATCCTAATACGTATCTAGCAACCTTTGCACGTTTCATTATTGAGAATAAAGATGAGGAGTATTGCCAAGGAGTTATAAAGGAAGGGCTTTCTGTATTTGTAGAACACCAGATTGTTCTTCAGTTTCCAGATGCAAAAGACATACCTATACACTTTGTAGGTTCTATAGGTTTTTATTTACAAGCCGAACTCAAAGAGGTATTGAATAATTTTGGACTTACAGCTGGTAAGATTCTTAAGCGACCTATAGATGGCCTCGTTGCGCATCATAAAGAACACATTCTTGCCAAGTAG
- a CDS encoding NAD(P)/FAD-dependent oxidoreductase, giving the protein MSTLVQINVLPHQAEDDDYIAEVAFKKARLRADDVREWDIRKRSIDARKSPVKISLQIEFWKKGEERPSIPPFVPQDVSNAPEIAIIGAGPAGLYAALRAVEGGLKPIIFERGKDVRARRRDLAAINKDHIVNPDSNYCFGEGGAGTYSDGKLYTRSKKRGNVLKALEWFVHFGAVEDILVDAHPHIGTNKLPKIITAMREAIIAHGGEVRFDTKLTDLKVVDNQITAIQVNDTDWLDFDNVILATGHSARDIFYLLHKRNIKIEAKPFAIGVRIEHQQELIDDIQYHSDGDNPYLPPASYSLVQQVDGMGVYSFCMCPGGIIAPCATSQEEVVTNGWSPSKRDNPYANSGIVVSVTPEDLPNYKKDDPFVCLDFQKSVERACWEAAGKTQAAPAQRMRDFVDGRVSKNFPKTSYQPGIVSVNLNKVLPDILSKRLKKAFIAYGRKMKGYLTNDAVIHAPESRTSSPVSIPRKWETLEHVEVKGLYPCGEGAGYAGGIISAAIDGINCVDKIIEKKQVLK; this is encoded by the coding sequence ATGTCTACACTTGTACAAATAAATGTTCTCCCACACCAGGCCGAAGATGATGACTACATCGCAGAGGTTGCTTTTAAAAAAGCGCGACTTCGTGCAGACGATGTGCGTGAGTGGGATATACGTAAGCGCTCTATAGACGCTCGTAAATCACCGGTAAAAATATCGCTACAAATAGAGTTTTGGAAAAAAGGCGAGGAGCGACCTAGTATTCCTCCATTTGTACCACAAGATGTTTCTAACGCTCCAGAGATAGCCATTATAGGAGCTGGTCCTGCGGGGCTGTATGCCGCTTTACGCGCGGTAGAAGGCGGACTAAAACCCATAATTTTTGAGCGTGGTAAAGATGTAAGAGCGAGAAGACGAGACCTTGCGGCTATAAATAAAGACCATATTGTTAATCCTGATTCAAATTATTGTTTTGGAGAAGGAGGCGCAGGCACCTACTCAGACGGAAAGCTTTATACACGATCAAAAAAGCGTGGTAATGTACTTAAAGCTCTAGAGTGGTTTGTACACTTTGGCGCGGTAGAAGATATACTAGTAGATGCGCATCCTCACATAGGTACAAACAAGCTTCCTAAAATTATTACGGCGATGCGTGAGGCTATTATAGCACACGGTGGTGAAGTACGTTTTGATACGAAACTCACAGATCTCAAAGTGGTGGATAATCAGATTACCGCTATACAAGTAAATGATACAGACTGGCTAGATTTTGATAATGTGATACTAGCGACTGGTCACTCGGCGAGAGATATATTTTACTTACTGCACAAACGTAATATTAAGATTGAGGCAAAGCCATTTGCCATAGGTGTACGTATAGAGCACCAGCAAGAACTTATAGATGATATACAGTATCACTCAGATGGTGATAATCCTTATTTACCTCCAGCGTCTTATAGTCTAGTACAGCAGGTAGACGGTATGGGGGTTTATTCTTTTTGTATGTGTCCAGGTGGTATTATAGCACCTTGTGCGACTAGTCAAGAAGAGGTAGTGACAAACGGCTGGAGCCCTTCTAAGCGTGATAATCCTTATGCAAACTCAGGTATTGTCGTGAGTGTAACTCCAGAAGATTTGCCTAATTATAAAAAGGATGATCCCTTTGTATGCCTTGATTTTCAAAAGTCTGTAGAGCGTGCTTGCTGGGAAGCCGCAGGAAAAACCCAAGCAGCACCGGCACAGCGTATGCGCGACTTTGTAGACGGTCGGGTCTCAAAAAACTTCCCAAAGACGTCCTATCAACCCGGTATAGTCTCTGTAAATCTCAATAAAGTGCTTCCAGATATTTTATCCAAACGTTTAAAGAAAGCGTTTATAGCTTATGGTAGAAAGATGAAGGGCTACCTTACTAATGATGCCGTAATACACGCACCAGAGAGTAGAACGTCATCACCCGTATCCATACCACGTAAGTGGGAAACCCTAGAGCACGTAGAGGTAAAAGGTCTTTACCCTTGCGGGGAAGGAGCTGGATATGCCGGGGGTATCATCTCTGCTGCCATAGATGGTATAAATTGTGTTGATAAGATTATTGAAAAGAAGCAGGTCTTAAAGTAA
- a CDS encoding GNAT family N-acetyltransferase: MITLKEMITPKELKQFVKFPFSLYKNEPKWVPPIVADELDSMDPAKNPVFKNAEARYFLAFAKAENGKQEAVGRICAIINHIEINKQKKPKMRFGWFDVIDDIEVTKALLSKVSEIGEENNLEFMEGPVGFSNMEKAGLLIEGFEYLNTMITWYNYPYYKDHFEQLGFEKAAEWVEYKIQIDPPEKQNPKVKKFADIIAKRYELSPLEFKTSADVKPYVDEMFGLLNKTYNTLSTFVPIQQYQIDHYKEKYIKYIHPDFIKCVQDKEGKLVAFAITMPSFNEALKKANGSLFPFGFYHLLKAKKKNDTAAFYLIGIDPEYQNKGVTAVIFQKMQELFNSRGITQVETNPELEENKAIQQLWKNYEHKLHKRRRTYRKDL, encoded by the coding sequence ATGATTACGCTTAAGGAAATGATTACCCCAAAAGAACTCAAACAATTTGTTAAGTTCCCATTTTCCCTATATAAAAATGAACCTAAGTGGGTACCTCCTATTGTGGCAGATGAGCTAGATAGTATGGACCCTGCAAAAAACCCTGTGTTTAAAAATGCAGAAGCACGCTATTTTCTCGCTTTCGCGAAAGCGGAAAACGGAAAACAAGAAGCAGTAGGAAGAATATGTGCTATCATAAATCATATTGAAATAAACAAGCAGAAAAAACCTAAAATGCGCTTTGGCTGGTTTGATGTAATAGATGACATAGAAGTAACTAAAGCACTGTTATCTAAAGTCTCAGAGATAGGGGAAGAAAACAATCTTGAGTTTATGGAGGGACCTGTAGGTTTTTCTAATATGGAAAAAGCAGGATTACTTATAGAGGGATTTGAGTATCTCAACACAATGATTACTTGGTATAACTACCCGTATTACAAGGATCACTTTGAGCAACTAGGTTTTGAAAAAGCTGCCGAATGGGTTGAATATAAAATTCAAATAGACCCACCAGAAAAGCAAAATCCTAAAGTCAAGAAGTTTGCAGATATTATTGCAAAGCGCTATGAGCTTAGCCCGCTAGAGTTTAAAACCTCTGCAGATGTAAAGCCTTATGTAGATGAGATGTTTGGGCTACTTAATAAAACATATAATACTCTTAGCACATTTGTACCTATACAGCAGTATCAAATAGATCACTATAAGGAGAAATATATAAAATATATTCACCCAGATTTTATAAAGTGTGTGCAAGATAAAGAGGGGAAACTAGTAGCCTTTGCCATCACGATGCCGTCATTTAATGAAGCGCTTAAAAAAGCAAATGGATCGCTCTTTCCTTTTGGGTTTTATCACTTGCTTAAAGCAAAAAAGAAAAATGACACTGCTGCCTTCTACCTTATAGGTATTGATCCAGAATATCAAAACAAAGGGGTAACGGCTGTTATTTTTCAAAAAATGCAAGAATTATTTAATTCTAGAGGGATTACTCAAGTTGAAACAAACCCAGAACTAGAAGAAAATAAAGCCATACAACAGCTCTGGAAAAATTACGAACACAAACTTCATAAACGTCGAAGAACGTATCGCAAAGATTTATAG
- a CDS encoding transporter: MHTVRIIVTLLICVATTGSITAQYTETINSNRPGESQGAFSVGTRVLQVETGFDIGNDTHSLLQTDTDILGYNLNLRYGLFFEKLELNGLMRYQRNEVSFISGSASPDVIAGLETVQIGAKYLIYDPYKYARDEVNLYSYHANRRFKWKSLIPAVTVYAGGVFDFTNSQFNSIREDGISPNLALIFQHNWGRWVWVNNIIVDRAGTTYPTNSWITTLTHSFNSKFAGFAEYQLIDGDLYADYLVRAGAAYLITKNLQVDLSGLANFKDTPTRWNVSAGVSYRLDLHEKDEIIKDRDADGDKKSSSKRQAERINKNRKRKDAVDPDGDGIK, encoded by the coding sequence ATGCACACCGTACGTATTATTGTTACTCTATTGATTTGTGTCGCTACAACAGGCTCAATTACAGCACAATACACAGAGACAATTAACTCAAACAGACCTGGAGAATCTCAAGGCGCTTTTAGTGTAGGGACTCGTGTCTTACAGGTAGAAACGGGTTTTGACATTGGGAATGACACCCACTCGCTTTTACAGACAGATACAGATATACTGGGGTATAATCTCAATTTACGCTATGGCTTGTTTTTTGAAAAACTAGAGCTTAACGGATTGATGAGATACCAGCGCAACGAGGTATCATTCATATCTGGATCTGCCTCGCCAGATGTTATCGCAGGACTCGAGACGGTACAAATAGGTGCCAAATACCTTATTTATGACCCATATAAATATGCTCGTGACGAGGTAAATCTATACAGCTACCACGCAAATAGACGTTTTAAGTGGAAGTCTCTTATACCAGCCGTTACCGTATATGCTGGAGGAGTTTTTGATTTTACAAACAGTCAGTTTAATTCTATACGTGAGGATGGTATAAGTCCTAACTTAGCGCTTATATTCCAGCATAACTGGGGTCGCTGGGTGTGGGTAAATAATATTATAGTAGATAGAGCAGGTACTACATACCCTACTAACTCTTGGATTACAACCTTGACACACTCTTTTAATTCAAAATTTGCTGGCTTTGCAGAGTACCAGCTTATAGACGGTGATCTCTATGCAGATTATCTTGTACGAGCAGGAGCTGCATATCTTATCACAAAAAATCTACAAGTAGACCTTAGTGGTCTAGCAAACTTTAAAGACACCCCTACACGCTGGAACGTCTCTGCAGGAGTTTCTTACAGACTAGATTTACACGAGAAGGATGAGATTATAAAAGATAGAGATGCAGATGGTGATAAAAAGAGCTCATCAAAACGTCAAGCAGAGCGCATTAATAAAAACAGAAAACGTAAAGATGCAGTAGATCCTGACGGTGACGGCATTAAATAA